The window GTCCGGCCACGCAGTTTCCGCAGTTTGCGTACGCGCCCCCGCAGCGGGTGCACTTCTGGCACGAGGGCCGGTGGGTCGGGCCGTTCGTTTACAGGCTCGAGCGGCGGCGTGACCCGGTAACCTTCATTTCGACGTACGCGGAAGATCGATCGCAGCTCGTGCCGGTCCGGCTGTTCGTAGCCGGCGACGAATACCGGCTGCTCGGGGTGATTCGAGCGCGCACCCACCTGTTTGGCGGCGACGGCGGGCCGGTCTTCCTGCTGGGGACGGATCGCTACGGAAGAGACCTGCTGTCGCGCATGGTTCTGGGTTCGCAGGTTTCCCTGTCGGTGGGGCCCGTCGGAATCCTCATCTCGTTCACCCTGGGCGTGATCATTGGCGGCTTGAGCGGCTACTACGGCGGGTGGGTCGACACGTTCGTACAGAGGGCCATCGAGGTGCTGCTGTCGTTCCCCAGGCTGCCCATCCTGCTGGCTCTCGGCACCATCGTGCCGCCTTCCTGGCCGTCGACCTACGTCTACCTCGGCGTGGTCGCCATCCTGGCCCTCATCGGCTGGGCGGATCTCGCCCGGGTCGTGCGGGGGCAGGTGCTGGCCGTCCGGCGGTTTGACTACGTGCTGGCCGCACGGGCCGTCGGCGTGCCTGAGCGGCAGATTCTTCTCCGGCACGTCCTGCCCAACATCGCAAGCTACCTCATCGTGTCGGCGACGCTCGCTCTTCCGGGATATATCCTGGGAGAGAGCGCGCTGTCGTTTCTGGGGCTCGGGGTCAAAGAGCCCATGGCCTCGTGGGGGCTGCTGCTGAAGGACGCGCAGAGCCTCGAGGTGTTGAGCCTCTATCCGTGGCTTCTCTCCCCCGCCCTGCTCATCATCGTCTCCGTGATGGCCTTCTACTTCCTCGGCGACGCCCTGCGGGATGCTCTCGACGTCCAGGCCCGGTGAACACGCTCACCTGCCGCTCGTGCGCCGTTGAGGCGGTAGTACTCCAGCAGCCAGCCGACCTCGCTGCCCGACGGCGCTGAGTTGGTGGGTGAGACGGCCCTCTGCCCGGATTTGGATGAGCCGATTTGGCTCTTTGGTGCGGTACCTGCGACGACCTCCCCTCAACCTGGAGATGCCTGGCAGGGCGGACCAGGGGGGCGAACTCCCGCTGCCACCTGCCTTCCCCGTCTGCCAGGCAGTGCACGCATCATCGAGGGGGTGTCTCGTCGTGCGGTACATCGGATTGCTGGTCGTGGCGGCTGGGTTGGTTGCGGCGATGAGTTCGGCGGTGCTTGCCCAGGAGTTTGCGGTCGGCGGGCAGGCGGGCTACGTGTTCGGGGGGCAGGGTCTGTTCATGTACGGGGTGACGGGGGAAGCCTCGATAACGGGGCCGTTTTCCGTCAGGGCGGCGTTCCTGTTTGGCTCGCTGCGTGACCCCTACTCGGGATTCAGTGTACGCATGCGCTGGATCAGCGGCGCCGGCCTTTACAACGTGGCAGTGGCCGAGGCGGAGCCGTACTTTGGGACAGGAGTCGGGGAACTGAGCGTATCCGCCTACGGGATTTCGGTTGGCATTACCGTGCTTGATTTCATCGGCGGCGCTCGTTTTGCGATGAGTGAAACGTCCAACCTGTTTGTGGAAGGGCATTACATGCTGCCGATGGGCCTTCCGAGCGGTGTACAGGCCTCGGGGAATTTCGCTCTGACCGGAGGGCTGCTGTACTCGTTTTAGCGCAAGCGACCCTGCTTGTCAGATCCCGTGCCTCTCGGGCAAGGGCGCCGCGCGGCCCGAGGCGCCCTTGCCCCGCCATCTCGGGCTACGACGGGAAAGGCCAATCGAAGCCAGTTGAATAGTGCCGGGCTCGGGTACGGCACCATGAGCAGCTAAAAGCGCACCGCATCCACGGCGCAGTGCAGCATCTGCGGCGGGAGCACCTTGAACGCTTCGGCCCGCTCCCGCCCGATGGCCGCGCCGTATTCGCGCG is drawn from Bacillota bacterium and contains these coding sequences:
- a CDS encoding ABC transporter permease; this encodes MIAEKEPETFGRLALKRLIRSRTGAVSAALLAVFYGGALLAGFLAPYSPATQFPQFAYAPPQRVHFWHEGRWVGPFVYRLERRRDPVTFISTYAEDRSQLVPVRLFVAGDEYRLLGVIRARTHLFGGDGGPVFLLGTDRYGRDLLSRMVLGSQVSLSVGPVGILISFTLGVIIGGLSGYYGGWVDTFVQRAIEVLLSFPRLPILLALGTIVPPSWPSTYVYLGVVAILALIGWADLARVVRGQVLAVRRFDYVLAARAVGVPERQILLRHVLPNIASYLIVSATLALPGYILGESALSFLGLGVKEPMASWGLLLKDAQSLEVLSLYPWLLSPALLIIVSVMAFYFLGDALRDALDVQAR